In Hyalangium gracile, the following are encoded in one genomic region:
- a CDS encoding TonB C-terminal domain-containing protein yields MSPAPPRRLLLALALSMGVHALAWLLLAANARDAANRPPPPPPVTLEFVEVEVSPPAPQPPEPPPPPPPPAPAPPRPPPRPVVEAPPPPPPPRPATPPEATAQVAEPPPPASDVPRADMPLAADAPRADSLRLTPSPRLIPSPSLTPGGGIAVGPVDAGVPSGGLPTQSAQQIVDNLALNSLGKGKVERGLVHPYFTQLGKSLLKAWDAERAVTSQGLKGFLEQAQENSKAWNSIWRDRAAAYGSSGSPLEADAADKPNRRPPSGDPNLNARREMRQQMREQFLATRRAIIRVVQDTQGQLLEVTLVSPSNNVQVDKEAMKDVRAAAEQLPPPPPEALAGRQTLTSLWQFELIISITPPVPTLSFEFDEALQFVDMRLPLDRRITKRVRLLSVQ; encoded by the coding sequence ATGTCGCCGGCACCTCCCCGTCGCCTGCTGCTCGCCCTCGCCCTCAGCATGGGCGTGCACGCACTCGCGTGGCTCCTGCTGGCGGCGAACGCGCGGGATGCCGCGAACCGTCCTCCTCCCCCTCCTCCGGTGACGCTCGAGTTCGTGGAGGTGGAGGTCTCCCCACCCGCTCCGCAGCCTCCCGAGCCACCGCCTCCTCCTCCACCACCCGCTCCGGCGCCACCACGCCCCCCACCCAGGCCGGTCGTGGAGGCGCCTCCTCCACCTCCACCGCCTCGCCCCGCGACGCCGCCCGAGGCGACGGCTCAGGTTGCCGAGCCTCCTCCTCCCGCCAGCGACGTCCCGCGCGCCGACATGCCCCTGGCGGCGGATGCGCCCCGTGCCGACAGCCTCCGTCTCACTCCCAGTCCCAGGCTCATCCCCTCCCCGTCCCTCACTCCGGGCGGTGGGATCGCCGTGGGCCCGGTGGATGCAGGAGTCCCCTCGGGAGGGCTCCCCACCCAGTCCGCGCAGCAGATCGTCGACAACCTGGCCCTCAACAGCCTGGGCAAGGGCAAGGTGGAGCGTGGGCTGGTCCACCCCTACTTCACCCAGCTCGGCAAGAGCCTGCTGAAGGCCTGGGATGCGGAGCGCGCCGTCACCTCCCAGGGCCTCAAGGGGTTCCTGGAGCAGGCCCAGGAGAACAGCAAGGCGTGGAACAGCATCTGGCGGGACCGGGCCGCCGCCTATGGCTCCTCGGGCTCGCCCCTCGAGGCGGATGCCGCCGACAAGCCGAACCGCCGGCCGCCCAGCGGAGACCCCAACCTCAACGCCCGCCGGGAGATGAGGCAGCAGATGCGAGAGCAGTTCCTGGCCACCCGCCGCGCCATCATCCGCGTGGTGCAGGACACGCAAGGGCAGCTGCTCGAGGTGACGCTCGTCTCCCCCAGCAACAACGTCCAGGTGGACAAGGAGGCCATGAAGGACGTGCGCGCCGCCGCCGAGCAGCTCCCGCCCCCTCCTCCCGAGGCGCTCGCCGGCCGGCAGACGCTCACGAGCCTCTGGCAGTTCGAACTCATCATCTCCATCACCCCGCCCGTGCCCACGCTCAGCTTCGAGTTCGACGAGGCGCTGCAGTTCGTGGACATGCGGCTGCCACTGGACCGCCGCATCACCAAGCGGGTGCGGCTGCTCTCGGTCCAGTGA
- a CDS encoding nicotinate phosphoribosyltransferase produces MATSLLATDGYKFSMAEAGWPLRRETFYYTHRKGGLQVVPLDIPAFIHKLLPEPRPEDYEFLSRNDYEMGIGFKAGILGKDRLVIHALPRGALFYPKEPVLSLCGPSAMVSWLEPLLIQLNFRIQVATMALMDREELARALAVVTCEQQKHIALETLDEVGVKAVPIRVDSEGYLNRVRGQVRELVEIVEDPSRIFEVGLRAATCLEQHEIALRACKEAGVVRTSNVEGARALGMIPVGTMGHEHIQRYGSDEAAFRAMRERRPQRSSYLLDTYDTLASGLPAAFRLIREEPGRSDSIRFDSGNKKLQYLYAVTQARDLGIRPVHILEDGLDAQATREFEELRRQVGWEPSAQFYGYGGHIVARPMECPFTRDRVAAVYKLSLTGHNPTMKFGNELAEGKQSVPGSPVLFRRRHGSGPIGLIAQEGEAPPEGYFQLTDSAPESPSLVGSHNTGAKEMRVAYTPATQALVDELRRRHFPQSR; encoded by the coding sequence ATGGCGACCTCGCTGCTCGCGACGGACGGCTACAAGTTCAGCATGGCGGAGGCGGGCTGGCCCCTGCGCCGGGAGACGTTCTATTACACCCACCGCAAGGGCGGCCTTCAGGTAGTCCCGCTGGACATCCCTGCCTTCATCCACAAGCTGCTGCCCGAGCCCAGGCCCGAGGACTACGAGTTCCTGTCTCGCAACGACTACGAGATGGGCATCGGCTTCAAGGCGGGCATCCTGGGAAAGGATCGGCTCGTCATCCACGCGCTGCCTCGCGGAGCGCTCTTCTATCCGAAGGAGCCGGTGCTCTCGCTCTGCGGGCCCTCGGCCATGGTGTCCTGGCTGGAGCCGCTGCTGATCCAGCTCAACTTCCGCATCCAGGTGGCGACGATGGCGCTCATGGACCGGGAGGAGCTGGCCCGCGCCCTGGCCGTCGTCACCTGCGAGCAACAGAAGCACATCGCCCTGGAGACGCTCGATGAGGTGGGCGTCAAGGCCGTGCCCATCCGCGTGGACTCGGAGGGCTACCTGAACCGCGTCCGCGGCCAGGTTCGCGAACTGGTGGAGATCGTCGAGGACCCCAGCCGCATCTTCGAGGTGGGCCTGCGTGCCGCCACCTGTCTGGAGCAGCACGAGATCGCCCTGCGCGCCTGCAAGGAAGCGGGCGTGGTACGCACCAGCAACGTGGAGGGCGCCCGCGCGCTGGGGATGATCCCCGTGGGCACCATGGGGCACGAGCACATCCAACGCTATGGCTCGGATGAAGCGGCCTTCCGCGCCATGCGCGAGCGCCGACCGCAGCGCTCCAGCTACCTGCTGGACACCTATGACACGCTGGCCTCCGGCCTGCCCGCCGCCTTCCGCCTCATCCGCGAGGAGCCGGGCCGGAGCGACTCCATCCGCTTCGACTCGGGCAACAAGAAGCTCCAGTACCTCTACGCCGTGACGCAGGCACGCGATCTGGGCATCCGCCCCGTCCACATCCTCGAGGACGGCCTGGACGCGCAGGCCACTCGCGAGTTCGAGGAGCTGCGCCGGCAGGTGGGCTGGGAGCCGTCGGCCCAGTTCTACGGCTACGGGGGCCACATCGTCGCTCGCCCCATGGAGTGCCCGTTCACACGCGACCGGGTGGCCGCCGTCTACAAGCTGTCACTCACGGGGCACAACCCGACCATGAAGTTCGGCAACGAGCTGGCGGAGGGCAAGCAGAGCGTCCCGGGCTCGCCTGTCCTCTTCCGGCGCCGCCACGGCTCCGGTCCCATCGGGCTTATCGCCCAGGAGGGCGAGGCGCCGCCCGAGGGCTACTTCCAGCTCACGGACAGCGCTCCCGAATCCCCCTCGCTCGTGGGCTCCCACAACACCGGCGCCAAGGAGATGCGCGTCGCCTATACGCCCGCGACCCAGGCGCTCGTCGACGAGCTGCGTCGCCGCCACTTCCCTCAGAGTCGCTAG
- a CDS encoding fused MFS/spermidine synthase — MNARALKIAPFLFGSGLCALVYQTAWQRELRLIFGASTAASAAVLAIFMAGLGLGGALLGGRADKHRRPLELYGNLEGLIALSAAATPVLVWLARKVYVALGGTVALGMFGGSVVRLVLSALLLAVPTILMGGTLPAAARAAETSDDVRRRALAVLYGVNTLGAVAGAALSTFFLFEVFGTQQTLWLACLANGLIAVAARVASRSMPEQETAAAPAVAAPVAESPASTVAPPPRRFVLAAAAAVGFAFLLMELVWYRMLSPLLGGSTFTFGLILIVALLGIGLGGAAYAVWRQDRPATMRGFALTCLAEALFIAVPYALGDRLAVVAMMLRSLEGFGFLGLVLSWAMVASLVILPAAFISGVQFPLLLALLGRGRDNVGREVGLAYAWNTVGSIVGSLAGGFGLMPLLTAPGTWRLVVALLLVLGAAALVLSLKLERQPGKLWVPALAGALAVMMLMEAGPTAAWRHNPIGAGRARLEKPTLNKLRNWLETPRRETMWEYEGIESSVGVLVRDGPAFHVNGKSDGGSIGDASTQVMSGLVGMLLHPQPRKALVIGLGTGSTAGWIGAVPDVERVDVVEIEPAILKVAEHCSAVNQNVLSNPKVHTFIGDAREVLLASREKYDIIFSEPSNPYRAGISSLFTQDFYQAVRERLAPGGIFIQWLQAYEIDATTVKSAYATLASVFPSVETWQTNSVDLLLVATEAPLTYDADRMRARLAQEPFHKATTVAWSTDELEGVLAHYIGGDLLARKLAEGQEELINTDDLSFMEFAIARTVGRTESAKLPVSLRAGAASLQTTRPQVGKGTVDWDRVEMQRVLVAAASRQKLLTYPTQVPRGAADRQLFVELFTRGDVPGAVRRWREAGWQPRGLVELTMVGQALAQMGDEAAVPVLDQLRPLAPMEAETLLGVLRLRQGRWTEAANALGLAYEALHREPWGQRTVASLLMAATQELAQKERSLGMRLYAQLEKPFAGLALQPQRERARLSLARVLDWRGLCQKALQPYEQHPMWQRGFLVDRYECYDANKDPLREPALASLSAFLIDEPPALFEQEGGGPVLDESDPGSSAVSQDNAP; from the coding sequence ATGAACGCACGTGCCTTGAAGATTGCCCCGTTTCTCTTTGGTTCGGGGCTGTGCGCACTGGTGTACCAGACCGCGTGGCAGCGCGAGCTGCGCCTCATCTTCGGAGCCTCCACCGCGGCGTCCGCGGCGGTGCTGGCCATCTTCATGGCCGGGCTCGGCCTGGGTGGCGCGCTGCTGGGTGGCCGCGCCGACAAGCACCGCCGCCCGCTGGAGCTGTACGGCAACCTCGAGGGGCTCATCGCCCTGAGCGCCGCGGCCACCCCGGTCCTCGTGTGGCTGGCGCGCAAGGTGTACGTCGCGCTGGGCGGCACGGTGGCGCTCGGCATGTTCGGCGGCAGCGTGGTGCGGCTGGTGCTCTCGGCGCTGCTGCTCGCCGTGCCCACGATCCTGATGGGCGGCACCCTGCCTGCGGCGGCTCGCGCGGCGGAGACTTCCGATGACGTACGGCGGCGCGCGCTGGCCGTGCTCTATGGCGTGAACACCCTGGGCGCCGTGGCCGGCGCGGCCCTGTCCACCTTCTTCCTGTTCGAGGTCTTCGGCACCCAGCAGACGCTGTGGCTGGCGTGCCTCGCCAACGGCCTCATCGCCGTGGCGGCGCGGGTCGCCTCGCGCTCGATGCCGGAGCAGGAGACCGCCGCGGCTCCCGCTGTCGCTGCTCCCGTGGCCGAGTCCCCGGCCTCGACCGTGGCGCCTCCGCCGCGTCGCTTCGTCCTGGCCGCCGCCGCGGCGGTGGGCTTCGCCTTCCTGCTGATGGAGCTCGTCTGGTACCGGATGCTGAGCCCGCTGCTGGGCGGCTCCACCTTCACCTTCGGCCTCATCCTCATCGTCGCGCTGCTGGGCATCGGCCTGGGAGGCGCGGCCTACGCGGTGTGGCGGCAGGACCGGCCCGCGACCATGCGGGGCTTTGCCCTGACGTGCCTCGCCGAGGCGCTCTTCATCGCCGTGCCCTATGCGCTCGGGGACCGGCTGGCCGTCGTCGCGATGATGCTGCGCTCGCTCGAGGGCTTCGGGTTCCTCGGGCTGGTGCTGAGCTGGGCCATGGTGGCCTCGCTCGTCATCCTCCCGGCGGCTTTCATCTCGGGCGTCCAGTTCCCCCTGCTCCTGGCGCTGCTGGGGCGCGGCCGTGACAACGTGGGCCGCGAGGTGGGCCTGGCGTACGCGTGGAACACCGTGGGCTCCATCGTGGGCTCGCTGGCCGGTGGCTTCGGGCTCATGCCGCTGCTGACGGCACCTGGAACCTGGCGGCTCGTCGTGGCGCTGCTCCTGGTGCTGGGCGCGGCGGCCCTCGTGCTGTCTCTGAAGCTGGAGCGCCAGCCCGGCAAGCTCTGGGTGCCCGCCCTGGCTGGAGCCCTGGCCGTGATGATGCTGATGGAGGCCGGCCCCACCGCCGCCTGGCGTCACAACCCCATCGGCGCCGGCCGCGCGCGGCTGGAGAAGCCCACGCTCAACAAGCTGCGCAACTGGCTGGAGACGCCCCGGCGCGAGACGATGTGGGAGTACGAGGGCATCGAGAGCAGCGTCGGCGTGCTCGTGCGCGATGGCCCGGCCTTCCACGTCAACGGCAAGTCGGACGGCGGCAGCATCGGAGATGCCTCCACCCAGGTCATGAGCGGACTGGTGGGCATGCTGCTCCACCCGCAGCCGCGCAAGGCGCTCGTCATCGGCCTGGGCACCGGTAGCACCGCGGGGTGGATCGGTGCCGTGCCGGACGTGGAACGTGTGGACGTGGTGGAGATCGAGCCCGCCATCCTCAAGGTCGCCGAGCACTGCTCGGCGGTGAACCAGAACGTCCTGTCCAACCCGAAGGTCCACACCTTCATCGGAGACGCGCGCGAGGTGCTGCTCGCCTCCCGCGAGAAGTACGACATCATCTTCTCCGAGCCCTCCAACCCCTACCGCGCCGGCATCTCCAGCCTCTTCACCCAGGACTTCTACCAGGCGGTGAGGGAGCGGCTGGCCCCCGGCGGCATCTTCATCCAGTGGCTCCAGGCGTACGAGATCGACGCCACCACGGTGAAGAGCGCCTACGCCACGCTGGCCTCGGTGTTCCCCTCCGTGGAGACGTGGCAGACCAACAGCGTGGACCTGCTGCTGGTGGCCACCGAGGCCCCGCTCACGTACGACGCCGACCGGATGCGGGCCCGGCTGGCCCAGGAGCCCTTCCACAAGGCCACCACCGTCGCGTGGTCCACCGATGAGCTGGAGGGCGTGCTAGCGCACTACATCGGTGGGGACCTGCTCGCCCGGAAGCTGGCGGAGGGGCAGGAGGAGCTCATCAACACCGATGATCTCTCCTTCATGGAGTTCGCCATCGCCCGGACGGTGGGGCGCACGGAGTCCGCGAAGCTCCCCGTCTCGCTGCGCGCGGGGGCTGCCAGCCTCCAGACGACGCGTCCCCAGGTGGGCAAGGGCACGGTCGACTGGGACCGTGTGGAGATGCAGCGAGTCCTCGTGGCCGCCGCCAGCCGTCAGAAGCTGCTGACATATCCCACGCAGGTGCCTCGCGGCGCCGCGGACCGCCAGCTGTTCGTCGAGCTGTTCACCCGCGGGGACGTGCCGGGCGCCGTTCGCCGGTGGCGCGAGGCGGGGTGGCAGCCCCGAGGCCTGGTGGAGCTGACGATGGTGGGGCAGGCGCTGGCGCAGATGGGGGATGAGGCCGCCGTGCCCGTCCTGGATCAGCTCCGGCCGCTGGCGCCCATGGAGGCGGAGACGCTACTCGGCGTCCTGCGGCTGCGGCAGGGGCGCTGGACGGAGGCCGCCAATGCCCTGGGGCTGGCCTACGAGGCGCTCCACCGCGAGCCCTGGGGGCAGCGCACCGTGGCCAGCCTCCTCATGGCGGCGACGCAGGAGCTGGCGCAGAAGGAGCGCTCGCTGGGCATGCGCCTCTATGCCCAGCTCGAGAAGCCTTTCGCTGGACTGGCGCTCCAGCCTCAGCGCGAGCGGGCCCGGCTGAGCCTGGCCCGGGTGCTCGACTGGCGCGGGCTCTGCCAGAAGGCGCTGCAGCCCTACGAGCAGCACCCGATGTGGCAGCGCGGCTTCCTGGTCGATCGCTACGAGTGCTACGACGCCAACAAGGATCCGCTGCGCGAGCCGGCCCTGGCCTCGCTCTCCGCCTTCCTCATCGACGAGCCGCCCGCGCTCTTCGAGCAGGAAGGGGGCGGCCCGGTGCTGGACGAGTCCGACCCGGGCTCCAGCGCCGTGTCCCAGGACAACGCGCCCTAG
- a CDS encoding nicotinamidase: MALPIPRFHEDARAGQLYLERAAEVAQEARRYAEAHRIRPAREDRVRVAAFGIDVQVAFCTPGASLFVPGAVEDTQRALRWLYANLDRVSELVFSLDTHRAFQIFHPSWWQDAGGMPPPPLTPITSADIRDGRWRPTRHPEESLAYCERLESSGRYILTIWPFHALLGGLSHPLVPAVYEASLFHTLVRDTQTWFELKGEHPLTENYSVLSPEVTEVRGQKVGAFNTALFDRLMSFDRVYVFGQARSHCVLSTLMDLRQHIEKTDPSKMGRIFILEDAMSSVPAPPLEPLPPSLDFPRVADAAFRELQQAGMRVVKTTEPLDV, from the coding sequence ATGGCATTGCCCATCCCCCGCTTCCATGAGGACGCTCGCGCCGGACAGCTCTACCTCGAGCGCGCCGCCGAGGTCGCCCAGGAGGCCCGCCGCTACGCCGAGGCCCATCGCATCCGCCCCGCTCGCGAGGACCGCGTCCGCGTGGCCGCCTTCGGCATCGACGTGCAGGTGGCCTTCTGCACCCCCGGTGCCAGCCTCTTCGTCCCCGGCGCCGTCGAGGACACCCAGCGCGCGCTGCGCTGGCTCTACGCGAACCTGGATCGCGTGAGCGAGCTCGTCTTCTCGCTCGACACCCACCGCGCCTTCCAGATCTTCCACCCCTCCTGGTGGCAGGACGCCGGGGGGATGCCGCCGCCGCCGCTCACCCCCATCACCTCCGCCGACATCCGCGACGGGCGCTGGCGGCCCACCCGCCACCCGGAGGAGAGCCTCGCCTACTGCGAGCGGCTCGAGTCCAGCGGCAGGTACATCCTCACCATCTGGCCCTTCCACGCGCTGCTCGGCGGCCTCAGCCACCCGCTCGTGCCCGCCGTGTACGAGGCCAGCCTCTTCCACACGCTCGTGCGCGACACGCAGACGTGGTTCGAGCTCAAGGGCGAGCACCCGCTCACGGAGAACTACTCCGTCCTCTCGCCCGAGGTGACCGAGGTGCGTGGCCAGAAGGTCGGCGCCTTCAACACCGCGCTCTTCGACCGGCTCATGTCCTTCGACCGCGTCTACGTCTTCGGGCAGGCCCGCTCCCACTGCGTGCTGTCCACGCTCATGGACCTGCGCCAGCACATCGAGAAGACGGACCCCTCGAAGATGGGCCGCATCTTCATCCTCGAGGACGCGATGAGCTCCGTGCCCGCGCCGCCGCTGGAGCCGCTGCCGCCCTCGCTCGACTTCCCGCGCGTGGCCGACGCCGCCTTCCGCGAGCTCCAGCAGGCGGGGATGCGCGTGGTGAAGACCACCGAGCCCCTCGACGTGTGA
- a CDS encoding glycerate kinase family protein: MILRWLIAPQEFKGTLTASEAAEALRAGLRQEAPDVLLDVAPLADGGPGTVDALLAGAPGERRVLTVQGPLGEPVQAAYALLEGGRTAIIEMAAASGLSLLRPEQRDLRRASTYGTGELMRAALDAGCSRLIVGLGGSATNDAGTGALKALGYRFLDPEGQELPPGGTALRRLARVDSSQAHPRLVEVELLAATDVTAPLLGPNGASRLFGPQKGADPQLVEELEEALAFFAQGLAPEFIRVPGAGAAGGFAYGLAVLAGANIVSGYGLVARALHLERRVAVADAVLTGEGRFDRQTALGKGPSALARSGKELGKPVVLFAGSVVREEGLDTSMFQEVIDVGNPALDKEAAILALKAAAARWASTARHMKPHDARDRDRGRRDEHADGNAL; encoded by the coding sequence GTGATCCTGCGCTGGCTGATCGCTCCTCAAGAGTTCAAGGGAACCCTCACCGCCTCGGAGGCCGCCGAGGCGCTCCGCGCGGGGCTCCGCCAGGAGGCCCCCGACGTCCTCCTGGATGTCGCGCCGCTGGCCGATGGCGGGCCTGGGACGGTGGATGCGCTGCTCGCCGGAGCTCCGGGCGAACGCCGCGTGCTCACCGTGCAGGGGCCGCTCGGCGAGCCCGTCCAGGCGGCCTATGCGCTGCTGGAGGGCGGACGCACGGCCATCATCGAGATGGCGGCGGCCTCGGGGCTGTCCCTGCTCCGCCCGGAGCAGCGGGATCTCCGGCGGGCCTCCACCTACGGCACCGGCGAGCTGATGCGGGCGGCGCTGGACGCGGGCTGCTCGCGGCTCATCGTCGGGCTGGGTGGCAGCGCGACGAATGACGCGGGGACCGGGGCGCTCAAGGCGCTGGGCTACCGCTTCCTCGACCCGGAGGGCCAGGAGCTTCCCCCCGGAGGCACGGCGCTGCGCCGGCTGGCGCGAGTGGACAGCAGCCAGGCCCACCCGCGGCTGGTGGAGGTGGAGCTGCTGGCGGCCACGGACGTGACGGCGCCGCTGCTCGGGCCGAATGGGGCCTCGCGGCTCTTCGGCCCGCAGAAGGGCGCGGATCCGCAGCTCGTGGAGGAGCTGGAGGAGGCGCTGGCCTTCTTCGCCCAGGGCCTGGCGCCCGAGTTCATCCGCGTCCCCGGCGCGGGAGCGGCGGGCGGGTTCGCCTACGGGCTCGCGGTGCTCGCGGGCGCGAACATCGTCTCGGGGTATGGGCTGGTGGCGCGAGCGCTCCACCTGGAGCGGCGGGTGGCGGTGGCGGACGCGGTGCTCACCGGCGAGGGGCGGTTCGATCGGCAGACGGCGCTGGGCAAGGGGCCCTCCGCCCTGGCGCGCTCGGGCAAGGAGCTGGGCAAGCCCGTGGTGCTCTTCGCGGGCTCGGTGGTGCGCGAGGAGGGCCTGGACACGTCCATGTTCCAGGAGGTCATCGACGTGGGGAACCCGGCGCTCGACAAGGAGGCCGCCATCCTCGCGCTGAAGGCGGCCGCCGCGCGCTGGGCCTCCACGGCCCGGCACATGAAGCCCCACGACGCCCGGGATCGCGACCGGGGGCGCCGGGACGAGCACGCGGACGGAAACGCTCTGTAG
- a CDS encoding YkgJ family cysteine cluster protein yields MGLRNWDDEDDTPPASGAVAEARALQELRAIYRQADAAYAAFSCPASGECCQLAVTKRQPWLWYPEWKLLSAQRALPPPREDGGCPYLDAVGRRCTVYADRPFGCRTFFCERIRGPARQPADTVDALLRRLEAVSQRVMPSLTGPRPLLEWHTEALPLESVEERR; encoded by the coding sequence ATGGGACTGCGGAACTGGGACGATGAGGACGACACCCCTCCCGCGAGCGGGGCCGTCGCGGAGGCACGCGCGCTTCAGGAGTTGCGGGCCATCTACCGACAGGCGGACGCGGCCTATGCCGCCTTCTCCTGTCCGGCCAGCGGCGAGTGCTGCCAGCTGGCGGTGACCAAGCGCCAGCCCTGGCTGTGGTACCCCGAGTGGAAGCTGCTCTCGGCCCAGCGCGCGCTGCCCCCGCCCCGTGAGGATGGGGGCTGCCCGTACCTGGATGCCGTGGGCCGGCGGTGCACCGTCTACGCGGATCGGCCCTTCGGCTGCCGCACCTTCTTCTGTGAGCGGATCCGCGGCCCCGCCCGGCAGCCCGCGGACACGGTCGACGCGCTCCTGCGGCGCCTGGAGGCCGTGTCGCAGCGGGTGATGCCGTCCCTCACCGGTCCCCGGCCCCTGCTGGAGTGGCACACCGAGGCCTTGCCCCTGGAGTCTGTGGAGGAACGGCGATGA
- a CDS encoding class I SAM-dependent rRNA methyltransferase, producing MTPGQKRGNHPRSQHGRGRPHRPEKPAPDRTTPELGPDGLPQVSLVRRGVERWQGGHPWIYRADLNGDPGLAGGEVVRVTDGRGWFLGKAFYSKHSKISLRWLSYDDVPVDADFFRQRLAAADAMRRKALPGETTYRLVHGEADQLPGLVVDRYGDYLSVQFLVPAMESRKELIANLLTELFKPRGIVNRSDVGVRNLEGLQPEKGLLRGELPGPVSFDEGLVRMRADLLEGQKTGAFLDQRENHVMASQYAMGEALDCFSYVGGFALQLAARAQRVTAVEISDDAAAQLRENAAANRLTNLDVVVANAFDFLRDAVDEGRRFDTIVLDPPSFAKNKDAVAAAVRGYKEINLRAMQLLRPGGYLISASCTYHVDEQSFEDMLASAAADARRRVQIIERRGAGKDHPVLLNLRETRYLKCFVLRVL from the coding sequence ATGACGCCCGGACAGAAGAGGGGAAACCACCCGCGCTCGCAGCACGGCCGGGGACGGCCTCACCGCCCCGAGAAGCCGGCCCCCGACCGCACCACGCCGGAGCTCGGCCCGGACGGGCTCCCCCAGGTCTCCCTCGTCCGCCGCGGCGTCGAGCGCTGGCAGGGCGGCCACCCGTGGATCTACCGCGCCGACCTGAACGGAGACCCAGGCCTGGCCGGCGGCGAGGTGGTGCGCGTCACCGACGGGCGAGGCTGGTTCCTCGGAAAGGCCTTCTACTCGAAGCACTCGAAGATCTCCCTGCGCTGGCTCTCCTATGACGACGTCCCGGTGGACGCGGACTTCTTCCGCCAGCGGCTGGCCGCGGCCGACGCGATGCGCCGCAAGGCCCTGCCCGGAGAGACCACCTACCGCCTGGTGCACGGCGAGGCGGACCAGCTCCCGGGGCTCGTGGTGGACCGCTACGGCGACTACCTCAGCGTCCAGTTCCTCGTGCCCGCCATGGAGAGCCGCAAGGAGCTCATCGCGAACCTGCTCACCGAGCTGTTCAAGCCGCGCGGCATCGTGAACCGCTCGGACGTGGGGGTCCGCAACCTGGAGGGCTTGCAGCCGGAGAAGGGCCTGCTGCGCGGCGAGCTGCCCGGCCCGGTCTCCTTCGACGAGGGCCTGGTGCGCATGCGCGCGGACCTGCTGGAGGGCCAGAAGACAGGTGCCTTCCTGGACCAGCGCGAGAACCACGTCATGGCCTCCCAGTACGCCATGGGCGAGGCGCTGGACTGCTTCTCCTACGTGGGGGGCTTCGCGCTGCAGCTGGCCGCCCGGGCCCAGCGCGTCACCGCCGTGGAGATCTCCGACGACGCCGCCGCGCAGCTGCGGGAGAACGCCGCCGCCAACCGCCTCACCAACCTGGACGTCGTCGTGGCCAACGCCTTCGACTTCCTCCGGGACGCGGTGGACGAGGGGCGCCGCTTCGACACCATCGTCCTGGACCCGCCCTCCTTCGCCAAGAACAAGGACGCGGTGGCCGCCGCCGTCCGCGGGTACAAGGAGATCAACCTGCGCGCCATGCAGCTGCTGCGGCCCGGCGGCTACCTCATCTCCGCCAGCTGCACCTACCACGTGGACGAGCAGTCCTTCGAGGACATGCTGGCCTCCGCCGCGGCTGACGCACGGCGCCGTGTGCAGATCATCGAGCGCCGGGGAGCCGGCAAGGATCACCCGGTACTCCTGAATTTGAGGGAAACGCGCTACCTGAAGTGCTTCGTCCTGCGTGTGTTGTGA
- a CDS encoding DUF1499 domain-containing protein, protein MLRSWSVRISLFAALLSVLGPLLALSGLLSGLYGFFLFVLGALVGFVGVMAGIIAALRGRVRPGLTAVGLGLAVMLVVLFPGFASGGRPRINDISTDLEDVPALTQAQAAPENKERDMAYPADFKPVVREFYKSLAPLKVSAPPDTVFQQALALAREQPRWQVTTVDPQARTFEGVVETSLFRFRDDFVVRVRPEGEGSRVDMRSKSRVGKGDLGANAQRIEQFFQALAPRVGAGAAKAGAAH, encoded by the coding sequence ATGCTTCGCTCCTGGTCGGTCCGGATCTCCCTCTTCGCGGCCTTGCTCTCGGTGCTGGGGCCGCTGCTCGCGCTCTCAGGCCTGCTGTCCGGCCTGTATGGCTTCTTCCTCTTCGTGCTCGGGGCCCTCGTGGGCTTCGTGGGGGTGATGGCCGGCATCATCGCCGCGCTCCGAGGGCGGGTCCGGCCGGGGCTCACCGCGGTGGGGCTGGGCCTCGCGGTGATGCTGGTGGTGCTGTTCCCCGGCTTCGCCTCCGGGGGGCGGCCGCGCATCAACGACATCAGCACGGATCTGGAGGACGTGCCCGCGCTGACCCAGGCCCAGGCCGCGCCCGAGAACAAGGAGCGGGACATGGCCTACCCGGCGGACTTCAAGCCCGTGGTGCGCGAGTTCTACAAGTCCCTGGCGCCTCTGAAGGTGAGTGCCCCGCCGGACACGGTGTTCCAGCAGGCCCTGGCGCTGGCCCGCGAGCAGCCGCGCTGGCAGGTGACGACGGTGGATCCGCAGGCGCGGACCTTCGAGGGCGTGGTGGAGACGAGCCTGTTCCGCTTCCGGGATGACTTCGTCGTGAGGGTCCGGCCGGAAGGCGAGGGGAGCCGCGTGGACATGCGCTCCAAGTCCCGCGTCGGCAAGGGGGACCTGGGCGCCAATGCGCAGCGCATCGAACAGTTCTTCCAGGCGCTCGCCCCCCGGGTCGGCGCGGGGGCGGCAAAAGCGGGCGCGGCGCATTAG